One stretch of Roseimicrobium sp. ORNL1 DNA includes these proteins:
- a CDS encoding ATP-binding cassette domain-containing protein has translation MLSANELTLSYGNHRLLDGITLAVNEGEKVGLVGRNGTGKTSLLKILAGTERADTGDLSIRRGLRIGYLPQEFELDGSLTVLENIRSGAADLIDMIARYESGEGSDAEHADLLHHIEAADGWNLDARIKSIVTALSAPPLDALVAPLSGGEKRRVALSRALVSQPDLLLLDEPTNHLDSESIRWLEEYLRSFPGAVIFVTHDRYFLDVIATRILELADGRCFSHEGNYTAYLESKAARQAVAEQTERRRQRFLRTELEWVRSGVKARGTKSRHRLDMFYQIEGLQAPPEEREMDLLLPPPADIGNVAVELDDVGAMVLNEQGEERWLFRHLTASLKPGQCTGIVGRNGAGKTTLLRLCMGTRQPEEGTVAIGKKAAFNYIDQGRMQLDGSGTVLAEVADQDETVFFGNQKLGARAYLRRFLFSDDRINERVEHFSGGERARLMLAKVLKRGGNIVVLDEPTNDLDLQSLRILEEALSDFDGCSIVVSHDRYFLDRVCDQIIAFEDAGVHVQVGNYSYYLEKRREREQRDKAYIQAAKVEKQQPAANTAAAKTSAKPRKLSFKETRELEGMEEAILAAEAKVHAFDATLNDPSFYITRSTEAPGMIAELEAAKAEVARLYARWEELEAIKAAAGQ, from the coding sequence ATGCTCTCCGCCAACGAACTCACCCTCAGCTATGGCAATCACCGACTGCTGGACGGTATCACGCTGGCAGTGAACGAAGGCGAGAAGGTCGGCCTCGTGGGTCGCAATGGCACCGGCAAGACCAGCCTGCTGAAAATCCTCGCGGGCACGGAGCGCGCCGATACGGGCGACCTTTCCATCCGTCGCGGGCTGCGCATCGGCTACCTGCCGCAGGAGTTTGAGCTGGATGGCAGCCTGACCGTGCTGGAGAACATCCGCAGCGGTGCCGCCGACCTCATCGACATGATCGCGCGTTATGAATCGGGCGAAGGCAGCGATGCCGAACATGCGGACCTGCTGCACCACATCGAAGCGGCTGATGGCTGGAATCTCGATGCGCGAATCAAGTCCATTGTCACCGCACTCTCCGCGCCGCCGCTGGATGCGCTGGTCGCCCCGCTGTCCGGCGGTGAGAAGCGCCGTGTCGCCCTGAGTCGCGCGCTGGTATCGCAGCCGGACCTGTTGCTGCTGGACGAGCCGACCAACCACCTCGACTCCGAATCCATCCGCTGGCTTGAGGAGTATCTGCGCAGTTTCCCTGGCGCGGTGATCTTCGTCACGCACGATCGTTATTTCCTGGATGTCATCGCCACGCGCATCCTCGAGTTGGCCGATGGACGCTGCTTTTCTCACGAGGGGAACTACACCGCCTACCTCGAATCCAAAGCCGCGCGTCAGGCCGTCGCGGAGCAGACAGAGCGTCGCCGTCAGCGTTTCCTGCGTACCGAGCTGGAGTGGGTGCGCTCCGGGGTGAAAGCCCGCGGGACGAAGTCACGCCACCGGCTCGACATGTTTTATCAGATCGAAGGTCTGCAGGCCCCGCCTGAGGAACGTGAGATGGACTTGCTCCTGCCACCCCCCGCTGACATTGGGAACGTGGCTGTGGAGCTGGATGACGTTGGCGCCATGGTCCTCAATGAGCAGGGCGAGGAACGCTGGCTCTTCCGGCACCTCACCGCTTCGCTGAAGCCCGGCCAGTGCACTGGCATTGTTGGCCGCAACGGTGCTGGCAAGACCACGCTCCTCCGTCTCTGCATGGGAACCCGGCAGCCGGAGGAGGGGACTGTGGCCATCGGCAAGAAGGCCGCCTTCAACTACATCGACCAGGGACGCATGCAGCTCGATGGCAGCGGCACCGTCCTCGCGGAAGTAGCAGACCAGGATGAGACCGTGTTCTTCGGCAATCAGAAGCTCGGCGCGCGCGCCTACCTGCGCCGGTTTCTTTTCTCCGACGACCGCATCAACGAACGGGTCGAGCATTTCTCCGGCGGCGAACGCGCTCGTCTGATGCTCGCCAAGGTGCTGAAGCGCGGTGGGAACATCGTCGTGCTGGACGAACCCACCAACGATCTCGATCTGCAGAGCCTGCGCATCCTGGAGGAAGCGCTGAGCGACTTCGATGGCTGCAGCATCGTGGTGAGTCACGACCGCTACTTCCTCGACCGCGTGTGCGATCAGATCATCGCCTTCGAAGATGCCGGCGTGCACGTGCAGGTGGGCAACTACAGCTACTACCTCGAAAAGCGCCGCGAACGCGAGCAACGCGACAAGGCCTACATCCAGGCCGCGAAAGTGGAAAAGCAGCAGCCTGCCGCGAACACCGCTGCAGCAAAGACCTCCGCAAAACCGCGAAAACTGAGTTTCAAGGAAACGCGTGAACTCGAAGGCATGGAAGAAGCCATCCTCGCTGCTGAAGCAAAGGTGCACGCCTTTGACGCCACGCTGAACGATCCCAGCTTCTACATCACCCGCTCCACCGAAGCGCCCGGGATGATCGCTGAACTGGAGGCCGCAAAAGCCGAAGTCGCGCGCTTGTATGCGCGGTGGGAAGAGCTGGAGGCGATCAAGGCAGCGGCAGGGCAATAA
- a CDS encoding lipid II flippase Amj family protein, which translates to MDTNLLVICGLTFVIHLIGTLAYAARIAGIRTGHIATALTLFNVLVLISRTSNSFQAPFLAKRIEVSLADSIAPLFADFQWILGSAALATAVGALLVPTAQRALSRAVALLQVHRSMFRLVCHGMHPRRLLMLRRYLTLPSRGNIRAMQTRGGLSWNFIALNVVAVALWTVGVFAALYAGALEPQFRVTCSNLSAIINGLATIIMFLVLDPQLSLMTDDAARQRVGQGQFRAAVTSLVGARLAGVLLAQLLLVPAAMLIARVARWM; encoded by the coding sequence ATGGATACCAACCTGCTCGTCATCTGCGGCTTGACGTTTGTCATCCACCTCATCGGAACTCTGGCTTATGCCGCGCGCATCGCCGGTATCCGCACGGGACACATCGCCACGGCGCTCACGCTCTTCAATGTGCTGGTGCTCATCTCGCGCACCTCGAATTCATTTCAGGCACCCTTCCTCGCGAAGCGCATTGAGGTTTCCCTGGCGGACTCCATCGCTCCGCTGTTCGCGGATTTTCAGTGGATCCTTGGCTCGGCGGCGCTGGCCACGGCGGTGGGTGCACTACTGGTGCCCACCGCGCAGCGTGCCCTATCGCGTGCCGTCGCCCTGTTGCAGGTGCATCGTTCGATGTTCCGGCTGGTGTGCCACGGCATGCATCCCCGGCGGTTGCTGATGCTGCGGCGCTACCTCACGCTGCCCTCGCGTGGGAATATCCGGGCCATGCAGACGCGAGGTGGGCTTTCGTGGAATTTCATCGCGCTCAACGTGGTGGCAGTGGCGCTTTGGACCGTGGGTGTCTTTGCTGCCCTGTATGCCGGCGCCTTGGAGCCACAGTTTCGGGTCACCTGCAGCAACCTCTCCGCCATCATCAATGGCCTCGCGACCATCATCATGTTCCTGGTGCTCGATCCGCAGCTCTCGCTGATGACGGATGATGCAGCGCGTCAGCGGGTGGGGCAGGGACAGTTTCGCGCGGCGGTTACTTCACTCGTGGGCGCGCGTTTGGCGGGTGTGCTGCTAGCCCAGTTGCTCCTTGTGCCTGCTGCGATGTTGATTGCGCGGGTGGCAAGGTGGATGTGA
- a CDS encoding SGNH/GDSL hydrolase family protein: MNNLSRVKFLRALYACVMLLPLMGSGADASQRVIVFGDSITHGSAMSKEDKPRAWVNVVQADSGGKLEVINEGKGGRPTDSVKEFEAMLQRQPKADVLVIALGTNDSRDITDKCVPKAVANVKSMVEKGRAAYGEKLAVLLVGPPNINKSALGPTKPIANERAAKLVELGEAFQKLAKEMNAEFVSLHGAVPDSALTKDGVHPDVEGNAAIAKVMLAKLMEMAK; this comes from the coding sequence ATGAATAACCTCTCCAGAGTGAAGTTTTTGAGGGCGCTTTACGCCTGCGTGATGCTTCTCCCATTGATGGGATCAGGCGCAGATGCATCGCAAAGGGTCATCGTCTTTGGTGATTCCATCACGCATGGCAGTGCCATGTCGAAGGAGGACAAACCGAGGGCATGGGTAAACGTCGTGCAAGCGGACTCCGGCGGAAAGCTGGAGGTGATCAATGAAGGCAAAGGCGGCAGGCCGACGGATTCCGTGAAGGAGTTCGAGGCGATGCTACAGCGTCAGCCGAAAGCAGATGTGTTGGTGATTGCCCTGGGCACGAATGATTCCCGTGACATCACGGACAAGTGCGTGCCCAAGGCCGTGGCGAATGTGAAGAGCATGGTGGAGAAAGGTCGTGCTGCTTATGGCGAGAAACTGGCTGTGCTGCTGGTGGGGCCACCGAATATCAATAAGAGCGCGCTTGGTCCCACGAAGCCAATTGCCAATGAACGTGCTGCGAAGCTGGTAGAGCTTGGTGAGGCCTTTCAGAAACTCGCGAAGGAGATGAACGCGGAGTTTGTGAGCCTGCACGGCGCGGTGCCTGACAGCGCGCTGACAAAGGATGGCGTGCATCCCGATGTGGAGGGGAATGCAGCCATCGCGAAGGTGATGCTCGCGAAGCTGATGGAGATGGCGAAATAA